GAGGGGGCCGGCGTCGGGGCCGGCGGGGCCCTCCGGACGGCGCGGGGAAGGGGGCTCGGGCGGGGGAGTCACGACCACCCAAGCTACGCGATCGCCCGCCCGGCGGCCCCGCGCCTCCGGCCCGTGGCGCCCGGGACCCGCGCCTCCGGCTCCCACGGTGGGCCCACCCACCCAGGGTCACGTACGCGACCGACGTGGCCTCGCGCGGCGTGTCGCCACGCTCGTCGTGTACGTGACGGGTGATGAGGGGCGGCGCTGGGGGCGTCGACGGCCACTGTCGGTGCGGGACCGGGCCGTGCTGGACTGGGCCGCGCGCCCATTCCCCACCGCTCCCCATCCCGCGCAGGCAGGAGTCCCCATGCAGACCGTCACCCTGAACACCGGAGCGCAGATGCCCATCCTCGGCTTCGGCGTCTACCAGATCCCCGCCGAGGACACGGAGCGGGCGGTCTCCACGGCCCTGGAGGCCGGCTACCGCCTGCTGGACACGGCCGCGGCGTACGGCAACGAGGAGGCGGTGGGGCGGGCCATCGCCGCCAGCGGCATCTCCCGCGAGGAGCTGTTCGTCACCACCAAGCTGTGGATCCAGGACTCGGGGGAGCAGCACACCGTGGATGCCTTCGAGCGGTCGCTGCAGCGCCTCGGGCTCGAGTACGTGGACCTGTACCTGATCCACCAGCCCTACGGCGACTACTACAGCGAGTGGCGCGCCATGCAGGAGCTGCACCGGCAGGGGCGCGCCCGCGCGATCGGCGTCTCGAACTTCCACCCGGACCGGCTCGTGGACCTCATCCTCCACAACGAGGTCACCCCGGCGGTCAACCAGGTCGAGGTGAACCCCTTCCACCAGCGCGTCGAGGACCAGCGGATCATGCGGGAGCGCGGGGTGCAGACCATGTCCTGGGGCCCTTCGCCGAGGGCCGGAACGGCCTGTTCACGCATCCCGAGCTGAGCGCCATCGCGGAGGCCCACGGCGTGTCCGTGGCGCAGGTGGTCCTGCGCTGGCTGGTCCAGCGCGAGGTGGTGGCGATCCCCAAGTCGGTGACGCCCGAGCGGATCGTCCAGAACCTCGACGTCTTCGGCTTCGCCCTCGCGGAGGACGAGATGGACCGCATCGCCGCCCTGGACACCGGGGCCTCGGCCTTCTTCGACCACCGCGACCCGCGGATGACGGCCCGCCTGGGCACCTCGCGCGTGGACTGAGGTCCGCGCGGCGTGTCCCGACGCGGAGCGGGCGCGTGACTGGGGGTGGCTCGGGGGCGGTGCGCTCCCGGGTC
This genomic window from Citricoccus sp. SGAir0253 contains:
- a CDS encoding aldo/keto reductase, with translation MQTVTLNTGAQMPILGFGVYQIPAEDTERAVSTALEAGYRLLDTAAAYGNEEAVGRAIAASGISREELFVTTKLWIQDSGEQHTVDAFERSLQRLGLEYVDLYLIHQPYGDYYSEWRAMQELHRQGRARAIGVSNFHPDRLVDLILHNEVTPAVNQVEVNPFHQRVEDQRIMRERGVQTMSWGPSPRAGTACSRIPS
- a CDS encoding aldo/keto reductase; amino-acid sequence: MSVAQVVLRWLVQREVVAIPKSVTPERIVQNLDVFGFALAEDEMDRIAALDTGASAFFDHRDPRMTARLGTSRVD